Proteins from a genomic interval of Scatophagus argus isolate fScaArg1 chromosome 6, fScaArg1.pri, whole genome shotgun sequence:
- the npl gene encoding N-acetylneuraminate lyase isoform X1, with the protein MSVMAAPEGKLTGLVAATFTPLTPQGEIKLSEIGPYINYLTEKQGVNNIFVNGTTGESMSLSVEERKSLAEEWCQKAKGKMDHVIVHVGCMSLKDSQELACHAAHIKADGIAVIAPSFFKPNTEALRKFLQEVAKFAPNIPFYYYHIPAVTGVNVPVRDLLEDIEQLIPSFSGVKFSGTDLLDFGQYVSHSHPHWSVLYGVDEQLLAALALGAEGAVGSTYNYMGCHVSKLISAFDEGDLVQARTIQFKMQELLSYAIKLGFDLGVNKQLMNELSGLRLGPPRLPLMTCPPSLILSLAQKYHSLFPEC; encoded by the exons ATGTCAGTCATGGCTGCTCCTGAGGGAAAGCTGACGGGACTGGTTGCGGCCACATTTACTCCTTTAACCCCCCAGGG tgaaatcaaGCTATCAGAGATTGGACCATATATTAACTACTTGACAGAGAAGCAAGGTGTAAATAACATATTTG TGAATGGCACCACTGGAGAAAGCATGTCTCTCAGCGTCGAAGAGAGGAAGTCACTTGCAGAGGAGTGGTGCCAGAAAGCCAAGGGCAA AATGGATCACGTGATTGTGCACGTTGGCTGCATGAGCCTTAAAGATTCCCAAGAGCTG GCTTGCCATGCAGCACATATCAAGGCTGATGGGATAGCAGTCATTGCTCCCTCCTTCTTCAAGCCCAACACTGAAG CGTTGAGGAAGTTCCTCCAGGAAGTGGCCAAATTTGCACCGAATATACCCTTCTATTATTATCATATTCCAGCTGTCACTGGTGTTAATG tGCCAGTGAGAGATCTGTTGGAAGATATTGAGCAGCTCATTCCCTCCTTCAGCGGCGTGAAGTTCAGTGGGACTGACCTGTTGGACTTTGGCCAGTATGTCAGTCACAGTCACCCTCACTGGTCGGTCCTGTACGGCGTGGATGAG caaCTGCTTGCAGCTTTGGCTTTGGGAGCTGAAGGAGCAGTTGGCAG CACATATAACTATATGGGATGTCACGTCAGCAAACTCATTTCAGCATTTGACGAAGGCGATCTTGTCCAAGCCAGGACAATTCAG TTCAAGATGCAAGAACTCCTCAGTTACGCCATTAAACTTG GCTTTGATCTGGGAGTGAACAAGCAACTGATGAATGAGTTGTCAGGCTTGCGTCTGGGGCCCCCTCGACTTCCCCTCATGACTTGTCCTCCTTCTCTCATCCTGTCCCTCGCACAGAAGTATCACAGCCTTTTTCCTGAATGCTGA
- the npl gene encoding N-acetylneuraminate lyase isoform X2 produces the protein MSLSVEERKSLAEEWCQKAKGKMDHVIVHVGCMSLKDSQELACHAAHIKADGIAVIAPSFFKPNTEALRKFLQEVAKFAPNIPFYYYHIPAVTGVNVPVRDLLEDIEQLIPSFSGVKFSGTDLLDFGQYVSHSHPHWSVLYGVDEQLLAALALGAEGAVGSTYNYMGCHVSKLISAFDEGDLVQARTIQFKMQELLSYAIKLGFDLGVNKQLMNELSGLRLGPPRLPLMTCPPSLILSLAQKYHSLFPEC, from the exons ATGTCTCTCAGCGTCGAAGAGAGGAAGTCACTTGCAGAGGAGTGGTGCCAGAAAGCCAAGGGCAA AATGGATCACGTGATTGTGCACGTTGGCTGCATGAGCCTTAAAGATTCCCAAGAGCTG GCTTGCCATGCAGCACATATCAAGGCTGATGGGATAGCAGTCATTGCTCCCTCCTTCTTCAAGCCCAACACTGAAG CGTTGAGGAAGTTCCTCCAGGAAGTGGCCAAATTTGCACCGAATATACCCTTCTATTATTATCATATTCCAGCTGTCACTGGTGTTAATG tGCCAGTGAGAGATCTGTTGGAAGATATTGAGCAGCTCATTCCCTCCTTCAGCGGCGTGAAGTTCAGTGGGACTGACCTGTTGGACTTTGGCCAGTATGTCAGTCACAGTCACCCTCACTGGTCGGTCCTGTACGGCGTGGATGAG caaCTGCTTGCAGCTTTGGCTTTGGGAGCTGAAGGAGCAGTTGGCAG CACATATAACTATATGGGATGTCACGTCAGCAAACTCATTTCAGCATTTGACGAAGGCGATCTTGTCCAAGCCAGGACAATTCAG TTCAAGATGCAAGAACTCCTCAGTTACGCCATTAAACTTG GCTTTGATCTGGGAGTGAACAAGCAACTGATGAATGAGTTGTCAGGCTTGCGTCTGGGGCCCCCTCGACTTCCCCTCATGACTTGTCCTCCTTCTCTCATCCTGTCCCTCGCACAGAAGTATCACAGCCTTTTTCCTGAATGCTGA
- the sec22bb gene encoding vesicle-trafficking protein SEC22b-B, protein MVLLTMIARLADGLPLAASMQEDEQLGRDLQQYQSQAKQLFRKLNEQSPSRCTLEAGSMAFHYLIEKGVCYLVLCEGSFPKKLAFAYLEDLQAEFHEQHGKRVPTVSRPYSFIEFDTYIQKTKKSYIDSRARRNLGSINTELQDVQRIMVANIEEVLQRGEALSALDSKASNLSSLSKKYRSDAKYLNTRSTYAKLAAGGVFFIMLIVYVRFWWL, encoded by the exons ATGGTGCTGCTGACGATGATCGCTCGCCTGGCTGACGGTCTGCCGTTAGCCGCTTCAATGCAGGAGGACGAGCAG TTGGGTCGGGACCTTCAGCAGTATCAGAGTCAAGCTAAGCAGCTCTTCAGGAAACTCAATGAGCAGAGTCCCTCACGCTGCACTTTAGAGGCTGGCTCCATGGCATTTCA CTATTTAATAGAGAAAGGTGTATGCTACCTTGTGCTGTGTGAAGGTAGCTTTCCTAAGAAGCTGGCCTTTGCTTACCTAGAGGACCTGCAGGCAGAGTTTCACGAGCAGCACGGAAAGAGAGTCCCCACAGTTTCCCGGCCCTACTCCTTCATTGAATTTG ACACCTACATCCAAAAAACCAAGAAGTCATACATTGACAGCCGAGCGAGAAGAAATCTGGGCAGCATCAACACAGAACTCCAGGACGTACAGAGGATCATGGTGGCTAACATAGAGGAGGtactgcagagaggagaggctcTCTCTG CACTAGACTCCAAGGCCAGCAACTTGTCCAGCTTGTCAAAGAAGTACAGGAGTGATGCCAAGTATCTGAATACCCGCTCCACCTATGCCAAGCTGGCAGCCGGCGGTGTCTTTTTCATCATGCTCATTGTCTATGTACGCTTCTGGTGGCtctga